One genomic region from Remersonia thermophila strain ATCC 22073 chromosome 1, whole genome shotgun sequence encodes:
- a CDS encoding 60S ribosomal protein eL34, which yields MAASRVTYRRRNPYNTTSNLTRVVKTPGGQLRLLHIKKRGTAPKCGDCGIKLPGIPALRPREYAHISKPKKTVQRAYGGSRCGNCVRDRVIRAFLIEEQKIVKKVLKEQSQAEKKK from the exons ATGGCCGCCTCACGAGTCACATACCGTCGCCGGAACCC CTACAACACCACGTCGAACCTGACGCGGGTTGTCAAGACCCCCGGCGGTCAGCTTCGTCTCCTCCACATCAAGAAGCGCGGCACTGCCCCCAAGTGCGGCGACTGCGGCATCAAGCTCCCTGGA ATTCCCGCTCTCCGCCCCCGCGAGTATGCCCACATctccaagcccaagaagacCGTCCAGCGTGCCTACGGCGGCTCAAGGTGCGGCAACTGCGTCCGCGACCGCGTCATCCGTGCCTTCCTCATTGAGGAGCAGAAGATCGTCAAGAAGGTGTTGAAGGAGCAGAgccaggccgagaagaagaaataA
- a CDS encoding mitochondrial 54S ribosomal protein uL13m, whose product MSQTIGATRLAYSRVWHHISAAAPHPTLSTVKSPPEAVTPPSLGRLASRIATLLMGKHKPIYDPSTDCGDYVVVTNCAALYTTGKKKWRKMYYRHNTRPGSLKAVTMDVLMEKFGGAEVLRRAVSGMLPKNRLRDKRLARLKAFEGDAHPYKQNLIRFGGKVVGTEGWEEVAKAIRQTDRARI is encoded by the exons ATGTCACAGACAATTGGAGCC ACAAGGCTCGCCTACTCGCGGGTATGGCACCAcatctccgccgccgcgcctcacCCAACCCTTAGCACCGTCAAGTCCCCCCCGGAAGCCGTcaccccgccgtccctcggccgcctcgcctcgcgcatCGCCACCCTCCTCATGGGCAAGCACAAGCCCATCTACGACCCCTCCACCGACTGCGGTGACTACGTCGTCGTGACCAACTGCGCGGCCCTTTACACgacgggcaagaagaagtGGCGCAAGATGTACTACCGCCATAACACGCGCCCGGGGTCGCTCAAGGCTGTCACCATGGACGTGCTCATGGAAAAGTTTGGCGGTGCCGAGGTGTTGCGCAGGGCGGTGAGCGGCATGCTGCCGAAGAACAGGCTCAGGGACAAGAGGCTGGCGAGGCTGAAGGCGTTTGAGGGGGATGCGCATCCGTACAAGCAGAATTTGATCAGGTTTGGCGGGAAGGTGGTGGGCACGgagggatgggaggaggtggcgaaGGCGATCAGGCAGACGGATCGGGCGAGGATATAA